From a single Mobula birostris isolate sMobBir1 chromosome 13, sMobBir1.hap1, whole genome shotgun sequence genomic region:
- the LOC140208287 gene encoding uncharacterized protein: protein MAHQQVHTGKRPFTCSDCGKGFTRSSDLMAHQPVHTGEWPFTCLDCGKGFTQPSHLMVHQRVHTGERPFTCSDCGKGFTQSSHLMVHQRVHTGERPFTCSDCGKGFTQSSHLIVHQRVHTAEWPFTCSDCGKGFTRSSELNVHQRVHTGERPFTCSDCGKGFTQSSHLKVHQRVHTGDRPFTCSVCGKGFTSSSTVKVHQRVHTGERPFTCSECGKGFTQLGHLQAHWSVHTGERPFTCSDCGKRFTQLSTLMTHREVHTRKRPFTCSVCGKGFTLSNQLLRHQFVHTGQWPFTCSDCGKGFTQSSELKVHQRVHTGERPFTCSECGKGFTRSSHLQTHQSFHTGERPFTCSDCGKGFTQSSELQRHQRVHTGERPFTCSVCGKGFTQSSHLQRHQQVHTR from the coding sequence atggctcaccagcaagttcacactgggaagcggccgttcacctgctcagactgtgggaagggattcactcggtcatctgacctaatggctcaccagccagttcacaccggggaatggccgttcacctgcttggactgtgggaagggattcactcagccATCTCATCTGatggtacatcagagagttcacactggggagaggccgttcacctgctcagactgtgggaagggattcactcagtcatctcatctgatggtacatcagcgagttcacactggggagaggccgtttacctgctcagactgtgggaagggattcactcagtcatctcatctgatcgtacatcagcgagttcacactgcggaatggccgttcacctgctcagactgtgggaagggattcactcggtcatctgaactgaacgtacatcagagagttcatactggagagaggccgttcacctgctcagactgtgggaagggattcactcagtcatcacatctgaaagtacatcagcgagttcacactggggacaggccgttcacctgctcagtgtgtgggaagggattcacttcatcatctacagtgaaggtacatcagcgagttcacactggagagaggccgttcacctgttcagagtgtgggaaaggattcactcagttaggccacctacaagcacactggtcagttcacactggagagaggccgttcacctgctcagactgcgggaagagattcactcagttatccaccCTGATGACCCACCGGGAAGTTCACACCAGGAagaggccatttacctgctcagtctgtgggaagggattcactttgtcaaatcagttactgagacaccagttcGTTCACACTGGacagtggccattcacctgctcagactgtgggaagggattcactcagtcatctgaactgaaggtacatcagcgagttcacactggggagaggccgttcacctgctcagagtgtgggaaaggattcactcgctCATCCCACCTACAAACACATCAGTCATTTCACacaggggagcggccgttcacctgctcagactgtgggaaaggattcactcagtcatcagagctacagagacatcagcgagttcacactggggaaagaccgttcacctgctcagtgtgtgggaaaggattcactcagtcatcccacctacagagacaccagcaagttcacactaggtag